In Lentibacillus amyloliquefaciens, one DNA window encodes the following:
- a CDS encoding YqeG family HAD IIIA-type phosphatase, with amino-acid sequence MLKKFLPNEHVKSIFDIRPESLKEKQIHGIITDLDNTLVAWDVADATPEVIEWFREMKEHDIKVTIISNNKRERVKIFSEPLDTPFVFSARKPLRYAFKRAAKEMKLQKDEIVVIGDQVLTDVLGGNIAGFYTILVVPIVQTDEKVTQFNRKIERRILSYMHKKGKITWEE; translated from the coding sequence TTGCTGAAGAAATTCCTGCCAAACGAACATGTCAAAAGTATTTTTGATATTCGGCCTGAATCACTTAAAGAAAAACAGATTCATGGTATTATCACGGATCTGGACAACACTCTTGTTGCCTGGGATGTGGCAGATGCAACCCCGGAAGTTATTGAGTGGTTCAGAGAGATGAAAGAACATGATATAAAAGTGACCATTATTTCAAATAATAAAAGGGAACGGGTGAAGATCTTTTCCGAACCACTCGATACCCCTTTTGTCTTTAGTGCCAGAAAACCTTTGCGATATGCTTTTAAGCGGGCTGCAAAAGAAATGAAACTGCAAAAAGATGAAATTGTTGTAATCGGTGACCAGGTTTTAACAGATGTGCTAGGAGGTAACATTGCCGGTTTCTACACGATTCTGGTTGTTCCTATCGTTCAGACAGATGAAAAAGTCACTCAGTTTAACCGGAAGATTGAACGGAGAATTTTAAGTTATATGCATAAGAAAGGCAAGATTACGTGGGAGGAATGA
- a CDS encoding sporulation histidine kinase inhibitor Sda, with the protein MEHLSDELLLESYHKANELKLNPDFVYLIEQEIERRNLSERISVHN; encoded by the coding sequence ATGGAACATTTATCTGACGAATTGCTGCTGGAATCCTATCACAAAGCAAATGAATTAAAATTGAACCCCGACTTTGTATATTTAATTGAACAAGAAATTGAAAGAAGAAATTTATCTGAAAGAATTAGTGTTCACAATTAA
- the sigK gene encoding RNA polymerase sporulation sigma factor SigK — translation MSGVLSFLGLLIKEALFFVSYVKNHAFPQPLSPKDEAEYIKKMQEGDEEARNKLIEHNLRLVAHIVKKFENTGEDMEDLISIGTIGLIKGIESYSSDKGTKLATYAARCIENEILMHLRALKKVKKDVSLQDPIGQDKEGNEISLIDILEAENQNIIEYIQLNMEIEKMNDYLSILDSREKEVVLYRYGLNNYKEMTQREIAKMLDISRSYVSRIEKRALMKVFHEYYRKEYKQG, via the coding sequence TTGTCAGGCGTTTTAAGTTTTCTGGGTTTATTAATTAAAGAAGCACTGTTTTTTGTCTCTTACGTCAAAAACCACGCATTCCCCCAGCCTTTATCCCCAAAAGATGAAGCTGAATACATTAAAAAAATGCAAGAAGGTGATGAAGAAGCCCGGAATAAACTGATTGAACACAATTTACGTCTTGTTGCACACATTGTCAAGAAATTTGAGAATACCGGTGAAGATATGGAGGATCTTATTTCGATAGGAACAATCGGGTTAATAAAAGGTATTGAGAGCTATTCCTCAGACAAAGGAACAAAATTGGCCACCTATGCCGCCCGCTGTATTGAAAATGAAATCTTAATGCATCTGCGGGCATTAAAAAAAGTCAAAAAGGATGTTTCGCTGCAGGATCCAATCGGTCAGGACAAAGAAGGCAACGAAATCAGCCTGATTGATATTCTGGAAGCTGAAAACCAGAATATTATTGAATACATTCAATTGAACATGGAGATCGAAAAAATGAATGATTACCTGTCAATTCTCGATAGCAGAGAAAAAGAAGTGGTGCTGTATCGATACGGCTTAAATAACTACAAAGAAATGACCCAGCGGGAAATTGCAAAAATGCTTGATATATCACGGAGCTATGTATCAAGGATTGAAAAACGGGCACTTATGAAAGTTTTTCATGAGTACTACCGGAAAGAATATAAACAAGGGTAA
- a CDS encoding Na(+)/H(+) antiporter subunit C: MEFIILILAGVLFATAIYNLLQKQLLRLVIGSVLLSHGAHLFILTMGELKRGRPPILTDGVENYTDPLPQALILTSIVISFGITSLLLVLAYRTANENETDNMEQLRGNDNE, from the coding sequence GTGGAATTTATTATTTTAATCTTGGCTGGTGTATTGTTCGCTACTGCAATATATAACCTGCTGCAAAAGCAGCTGCTCAGACTGGTCATAGGCTCTGTGCTGCTTTCCCATGGCGCACACTTATTTATCCTTACGATGGGAGAATTGAAAAGAGGCAGACCGCCAATCTTGACTGATGGTGTTGAGAATTATACCGACCCATTGCCACAGGCGCTTATTTTAACATCAATTGTCATTAGTTTTGGGATAACAAGCCTGCTTCTGGTACTTGCATACCGTACAGCAAATGAAAATGAAACTGACAATATGGAGCAATTAAGGGGTAACGATAATGAGTAA
- the aroE gene encoding shikimate dehydrogenase: MHYKLGLIGYPVQNSLSPWIHEQFLKKADIGGNYALLEINPKKSFENELQQIKNNHYDGFNVTVPYKKQIIPFLDDLDDGAHAIGAVNTVAWQNGKWVGYNTDGKGYVTALGHAHPSIFQHKQCRILLIGAGGAARGIFYELAEAGFRRIDIANRTQSSAEDIASLGDGKAKTSILTLKEAENNLKMYDLIIQTTNIGMKPNVNDAIISLEQIDRRSIVSDIVYQPIETHFLQQASRIGASVHHGHTMLLYQAQYAFEIWTSKKVPADDLNQPLQSILEGR, from the coding sequence ATGCATTATAAATTAGGTTTGATTGGTTATCCGGTTCAAAATTCGCTGTCACCGTGGATTCATGAGCAATTTTTAAAAAAAGCTGACATAGGAGGCAACTATGCACTGCTTGAGATCAATCCAAAGAAATCATTTGAAAATGAGCTGCAGCAAATTAAGAATAATCATTACGATGGGTTTAATGTAACAGTTCCATACAAAAAGCAAATTATTCCGTTTTTAGATGATTTGGATGATGGTGCTCATGCCATTGGTGCTGTTAATACAGTCGCTTGGCAGAATGGAAAATGGGTTGGCTATAATACAGACGGCAAAGGATATGTCACGGCGCTTGGCCACGCTCATCCTTCTATCTTTCAACATAAGCAGTGCAGAATATTGTTAATTGGAGCGGGAGGTGCTGCACGTGGTATATTTTATGAGTTGGCCGAAGCCGGTTTCAGACGAATTGACATTGCTAACCGGACACAATCATCTGCAGAAGACATAGCTTCATTAGGTGATGGGAAAGCGAAGACATCGATTCTGACATTGAAAGAAGCTGAAAATAATCTCAAGATGTATGATTTGATTATCCAGACGACGAATATTGGTATGAAGCCGAACGTTAATGATGCCATCATCTCATTAGAACAGATTGATAGAAGAAGTATTGTCAGTGATATTGTTTATCAGCCGATTGAGACGCATTTTTTACAACAGGCTTCAAGAATCGGCGCATCGGTCCATCATGGCCACACGATGCTTTTGTATCAGGCACAATATGCCTTTGAAATTTGGACCTCAAAAAAAGTGCCGGCTGATGATTTAAATCAGCCATTACAATCTATATTGGAAGGAAGGTAA
- the mnhG gene encoding monovalent cation/H(+) antiporter subunit G — MIETWIEVIFNIIVAIFLLAGSFFLISSSIGTIRFPDVYTRLHATTKASTLGIASLLIGAFLFLYIQHDIISGKLLLAIVFTLITSPVAAHMISRAAHRVGIKPVTKNRTDEYEQAIHKQKQQQK, encoded by the coding sequence TTGATCGAGACTTGGATTGAGGTTATATTCAATATAATAGTAGCTATTTTTCTTTTGGCAGGCTCATTTTTCCTGATATCAAGCTCAATCGGAACAATTCGATTTCCCGATGTTTACACGCGGTTACACGCCACGACAAAAGCTTCTACACTCGGTATTGCAAGCTTATTGATTGGAGCTTTTCTATTCCTGTATATACAACATGACATTATCAGCGGAAAATTATTATTGGCAATCGTGTTTACACTGATAACTTCTCCAGTTGCAGCACATATGATTTCAAGAGCTGCCCACCGGGTTGGGATTAAACCGGTTACCAAAAATCGAACTGATGAATATGAACAAGCCATTCATAAACAAAAGCAGCAACAAAAGTGA
- the yqeH gene encoding ribosome biogenesis GTPase YqeH, giving the protein MENMICQGCGAVIQTSDPDRPGYTPESALDNEPLLCQRCFRLKHYNDIQDVSMTDDDFLSMVGQIRNKKGLVVHLVDIFDVDGTLIKSLPRIVGDKPVVLAANKMDLLPKSTNRNKLTKWLRTAAKEAGLTVEAVYLISSAKGHGMSNLTEAIEHYRRGKDVYIVGTTNVGKSTFINKLIQRTTGAKDVITTSYFPGTTLGFIEIPLDGNSVLIDTPGIVNRKQMAHYVSDSDLKVITPKKEVKPRVYQLNSEQTLYFGGLARIDFIKGERQSFVCYFSNELAIHRTKLENADKLLNEHRGGLLSPPGPETLQKVPELTKHAFRLDKEKTDIVFPGLGWVTLPEGDITVAAHSPKGVQVSLRKSFT; this is encoded by the coding sequence ATGGAAAATATGATTTGTCAGGGCTGCGGTGCCGTCATTCAAACCTCTGATCCTGATAGGCCCGGGTACACACCCGAATCAGCGCTTGATAATGAACCGCTATTGTGCCAGCGCTGCTTTCGGCTAAAGCATTATAATGATATACAGGATGTTTCCATGACGGATGATGACTTTTTATCAATGGTCGGTCAAATCCGCAATAAAAAAGGTCTTGTTGTTCATCTGGTTGATATTTTTGATGTGGATGGAACGCTGATTAAGAGTCTCCCGCGGATTGTCGGTGATAAGCCGGTGGTTTTGGCAGCGAATAAAATGGATTTACTGCCGAAGTCAACGAACAGGAATAAATTGACCAAATGGCTTCGGACGGCTGCCAAAGAAGCAGGGCTGACAGTGGAGGCTGTTTATCTGATTTCCTCTGCAAAAGGCCATGGCATGTCAAATTTGACAGAAGCGATTGAACATTACCGCAGAGGCAAAGATGTCTATATTGTCGGAACAACCAACGTGGGAAAATCGACATTCATTAATAAGCTTATACAGAGAACTACAGGTGCAAAAGATGTTATCACAACATCTTATTTTCCAGGCACGACACTTGGCTTTATAGAAATTCCGCTTGATGGTAACAGTGTTTTAATTGACACGCCGGGAATTGTTAATCGAAAGCAAATGGCACATTATGTTTCAGATAGCGATTTAAAAGTCATTACACCGAAAAAGGAAGTAAAGCCCAGAGTTTACCAGCTGAATAGCGAACAGACCCTTTACTTTGGCGGGTTGGCACGTATTGATTTTATCAAAGGGGAAAGACAATCATTTGTTTGTTATTTTTCAAATGAGTTAGCCATCCACCGGACCAAGCTGGAGAACGCTGATAAACTTCTCAATGAGCACAGAGGCGGGCTGTTGTCACCGCCCGGACCTGAGACGTTGCAAAAGGTTCCTGAACTTACAAAACATGCATTTCGGCTGGACAAGGAAAAAACAGATATAGTCTTTCCGGGACTTGGTTGGGTCACACTGCCTGAAGGTGATATTACCGTTGCCGCACACAGCCCGAAAGGTGTTCAAGTCTCTTTAAGAAAATCCTTTACCTAG
- a CDS encoding Na+/H+ antiporter subunit E — protein MPFQIVINLIVAVMWMFLSESYTFPSFITGYLIGILLLLLLNRFIPDTFYLKRVYKILVLINLFIKELITSNIDIVKLVYKRKPEFEPGIFALPTELTSNWEITLLANLISLTPGTLSVAVSHDNTHLYIHAMHIDDINESINDIKNTFEHAIMEVTR, from the coding sequence ATGCCGTTCCAAATAGTGATTAATCTTATCGTTGCAGTGATGTGGATGTTTCTGAGCGAAAGTTATACCTTCCCAAGTTTTATTACCGGGTATCTTATTGGTATTCTTTTGCTGCTTCTTTTAAACCGTTTCATCCCTGATACATTTTATTTAAAACGTGTCTATAAAATCTTAGTTTTAATTAACCTGTTCATAAAAGAGTTAATTACATCAAATATTGACATCGTGAAACTTGTTTATAAGCGAAAGCCGGAATTTGAACCAGGGATATTCGCATTGCCCACTGAATTGACAAGCAACTGGGAGATTACCCTCCTAGCCAACCTTATTTCGCTGACACCCGGAACATTATCCGTTGCAGTGTCTCATGACAATACACATTTATACATTCACGCGATGCATATTGATGACATTAATGAGTCCATCAATGACATCAAAAATACGTTTGAACATGCTATTATGGAGGTGACTCGATGA
- the yhbY gene encoding ribosome assembly RNA-binding protein YhbY, translated as MLTGKQKRYLRSKANHLKPIFQVGKTGVNENMVQQINEALEKRELLKVSILQNSMEDKDTVAEQLSDGTGAEIVQVIGNTIVLYKESEENKHIQLP; from the coding sequence ATGCTGACAGGCAAACAGAAACGGTATTTGCGATCCAAAGCTAATCATTTAAAGCCAATTTTTCAAGTAGGCAAAACCGGCGTTAATGAAAATATGGTTCAGCAAATTAATGAAGCGCTTGAAAAAAGAGAACTGCTGAAAGTGAGCATTTTGCAGAATAGCATGGAGGATAAAGACACAGTTGCCGAACAGCTTTCTGATGGAACAGGTGCAGAGATAGTTCAGGTTATAGGCAATACAATTGTGCTTTATAAAGAATCGGAAGAAAATAAGCATATTCAGCTGCCGTAA
- the mtnN gene encoding 5'-methylthioadenosine/S-adenosylhomocysteine nucleosidase encodes MTLGIIGAMDEEISLLKENMTDRKEYKVANCLFIRGKLAGREAVLLKSGIGKVNAAMATAILHEQFQPSQVFNTGSAGGFADDLNVGDLVISTHVVHHDVDVTDFGYAYGQVPDLPAMFAADTNLVAKATQAVQTLDIHFREGMIATGDAFMENPEAVKTVRARFPAMIAAEMEAAAIAQVCYQYDTPFVIIRALSDIAGKESSVSFDEFLETAAGNAANLIMAFIRSL; translated from the coding sequence ATGACATTAGGCATTATCGGCGCAATGGATGAAGAAATTTCGTTATTAAAAGAAAACATGACAGATCGGAAAGAATACAAGGTTGCAAACTGTTTGTTTATACGGGGCAAATTGGCAGGACGTGAGGCAGTATTACTTAAGTCCGGAATTGGCAAGGTGAATGCAGCCATGGCAACAGCTATTTTGCATGAACAGTTTCAGCCGTCACAAGTCTTCAACACGGGTTCTGCAGGTGGCTTTGCGGATGATTTAAATGTGGGTGACCTTGTCATTTCAACACATGTCGTTCATCATGATGTCGATGTGACAGATTTTGGTTATGCTTATGGGCAAGTTCCTGATCTGCCCGCCATGTTTGCGGCTGATACCAATTTAGTTGCCAAAGCTACCCAGGCTGTACAAACATTAGACATTCATTTTCGTGAAGGGATGATTGCAACGGGTGATGCCTTTATGGAAAATCCTGAAGCGGTGAAGACAGTGAGGGCGAGATTCCCTGCGATGATTGCGGCTGAAATGGAAGCTGCCGCCATCGCGCAGGTATGTTACCAGTATGACACGCCCTTTGTTATTATTCGTGCTTTATCAGATATAGCAGGAAAAGAGTCTTCGGTATCGTTTGATGAATTTCTGGAAACAGCAGCAGGAAATGCAGCTAATTTGATTATGGCATTCATCCGATCATTATAG
- a CDS encoding Na+/H+ antiporter subunit A: MIFTVLIPLLIACFIPFISKYKHKIHTGIFVFFVPLAIFLYFLQFIGTGFEPIRHTYNWIPSLGINFDFHLDGLSLLFALLISGIGSLVVLYSIYYLDRSERLGHFYVYLLMFMSAMLGIVLSDNVFVLYTFWELTSISSFLLIGYWHFKEKSRYGALKSMMITIFGGLSMFGGFILLSVITGTTSIQAMIANADIIMDSPYMPLALGFILLGAFTKSAQFPFHIWLPDAMEAPTPVSAYLHSATMVKAGLYLVARFSPVFTGFEWFFIIVSIAGILTLCWGSYMAVRQTDLKAILAFSTISQLGMIMAMLGFGTKAAIFAAMFHILNHATFKGSLFMVAGTVDHETGTRDIRKLGGLATLMPITATLALFGTFSMAGIPLPFLNGFYSKELFFGSSIELQEGATALSSFLVEIIPYLAVLGSIFTFVYSMYFVFGTFWGPKQLDKLPKKPHEAPIGMLIAPGILVLGVVLIGLVPSLINGTFIAHAAEAVYGGEVTQEIYFWHGWSSTAFQMSLAVVGIGAILTVTRTRWSGIYQAFPGKLSANKVYDWLMEKLDTYSSNVTRSYMTGSLRNYMAIILSAIFIVTVTVMLVTGGFTMNFEDLAPVTTIELAVVLVIMAAAVGTIFTNKNVAAILIVGMAGYGIALLFVIYRAPDLALTQLAVETVSVALFLLCFYHLPNLKKRNEPFRTKTTNAIVSIGFGTMVTLIGISAHSSDWFGTISDYFLETSYSLGGGDNVVNVILVDMRGLDTLFEIAVLGIAALAIYTLIKYRSNKGEK; this comes from the coding sequence ATGATATTCACAGTACTAATTCCGCTTCTAATTGCTTGTTTTATTCCATTCATCAGTAAATACAAACATAAAATACATACAGGTATCTTCGTATTCTTTGTCCCGCTTGCAATCTTCTTGTATTTTCTCCAATTTATCGGGACGGGATTTGAGCCGATACGACATACTTATAATTGGATCCCTTCGCTCGGGATAAATTTTGATTTCCATCTCGACGGTCTAAGCCTTTTATTTGCTCTTTTAATAAGCGGCATCGGTTCTCTAGTCGTGTTATATTCCATTTACTATTTGGACCGGAGTGAACGGCTTGGCCATTTTTACGTGTATCTACTTATGTTCATGTCCGCTATGCTTGGCATCGTCTTATCAGATAATGTTTTTGTTTTGTACACATTTTGGGAATTAACTTCCATTTCTTCATTTCTATTGATTGGCTATTGGCATTTTAAAGAAAAGTCACGATATGGTGCATTAAAATCAATGATGATTACAATTTTTGGCGGTCTGAGCATGTTCGGTGGTTTCATCCTGCTATCGGTTATTACCGGCACAACAAGCATACAGGCCATGATTGCAAACGCCGATATTATAATGGATAGCCCATATATGCCGCTTGCCCTCGGTTTTATTTTATTAGGGGCATTTACCAAATCGGCACAATTTCCTTTCCATATATGGCTGCCTGATGCAATGGAAGCACCGACTCCTGTCAGTGCCTATCTCCACTCAGCCACAATGGTTAAGGCAGGGTTATATTTAGTTGCGCGGTTTTCCCCAGTATTTACCGGTTTCGAATGGTTTTTCATCATTGTAAGTATTGCAGGAATTTTAACATTGTGCTGGGGATCATACATGGCGGTCCGCCAGACTGATTTAAAAGCAATTCTGGCTTTTTCCACTATAAGTCAACTAGGTATGATTATGGCGATGCTGGGTTTTGGAACGAAAGCGGCTATTTTTGCTGCAATGTTTCATATTCTGAACCACGCTACTTTTAAAGGAAGCTTGTTTATGGTGGCCGGTACCGTTGATCATGAAACCGGCACACGGGATATTCGAAAATTAGGGGGGCTGGCCACCCTTATGCCGATAACTGCTACATTGGCATTATTTGGCACCTTTTCGATGGCCGGAATCCCATTGCCGTTTTTAAATGGTTTCTATAGTAAAGAGTTATTCTTCGGTTCTTCTATTGAATTACAAGAAGGAGCCACTGCACTATCAAGCTTTCTCGTTGAGATTATTCCTTATCTGGCAGTACTGGGAAGCATCTTCACATTTGTGTACTCGATGTATTTTGTTTTCGGTACTTTCTGGGGGCCAAAACAGCTTGACAAATTGCCTAAAAAACCGCATGAAGCTCCGATTGGCATGCTTATAGCACCGGGAATTCTTGTGCTTGGCGTTGTTTTAATCGGTTTAGTTCCAAGCTTGATTAACGGTACATTCATAGCTCATGCTGCTGAAGCAGTGTATGGCGGAGAAGTTACCCAAGAGATTTATTTCTGGCATGGATGGAGTTCAACAGCATTTCAAATGTCTCTTGCCGTCGTAGGGATTGGTGCAATTCTGACGGTAACCAGAACAAGATGGAGCGGTATTTATCAAGCATTTCCAGGAAAATTGAGTGCCAATAAAGTTTATGATTGGCTAATGGAAAAATTGGATACCTATTCAAGTAATGTCACCCGTTCATATATGACCGGGTCGCTCCGGAACTACATGGCTATCATCTTAAGTGCGATATTCATAGTGACTGTCACTGTAATGCTGGTCACCGGAGGCTTTACCATGAATTTCGAGGACCTTGCCCCTGTTACGACGATTGAACTTGCAGTTGTTCTGGTTATTATGGCGGCAGCTGTTGGGACTATATTTACAAATAAAAACGTTGCGGCCATTTTAATCGTTGGCATGGCCGGATATGGGATTGCCCTCTTATTTGTCATTTACCGCGCGCCTGACTTGGCATTGACCCAATTAGCGGTGGAAACAGTTTCCGTAGCACTTTTCCTGCTCTGCTTCTATCATTTGCCAAATCTCAAAAAGCGCAATGAACCATTCAGGACAAAAACGACCAATGCGATCGTTTCAATCGGCTTTGGTACCATGGTGACATTGATCGGAATTTCCGCACACAGCAGTGACTGGTTCGGGACAATTTCTGATTACTTTCTGGAAACATCCTATTCTCTGGGCGGCGGTGATAATGTTGTGAACGTTATACTGGTTGATATGCGCGGTCTGGATACATTATTTGAAATTGCTGTTTTAGGCATTGCCGCACTTGCTATTTACACCCTCATAAAATATAGGTCGAATAAGGGGGAAAAATAA
- a CDS encoding Na+/H+ antiporter subunit D has protein sequence MSNLAVLPIIIPLLAGIILAFFPKQLSLVRTLTKIFVIGNLVIACYTAWQVFNQGAIILETGDWAAPYGIIIVADGLSILLVLTTNIVAAACAFYAPYSLPDKKERFYFYSFFFFLISGVSGAFLTGDLFNMFVFFEVLLMASYALIVLGGDKVQLRESVKYVFINLFSSMLFVTAIAFVYGTLGTINMAQIAQRVQEVEQQGILTTIGILLFFVFATKAALFPLYYWMPKSYVVPNPVISALFGALLTKVGIYAIIRVFSLIFVHKINLTHETFIWIAGLSMIFGIIGALSTNNIKLIIAYNIIPAIGFILMGLGVFNQEAISGSIYYLIHDMLIKTSLFLLVGTIAYAAGTSDLRKFSGLIHYYPVLGWMLFVSGFVLAGIPPFSGFIGKLLLLTGALSNEEIAIVIIALLTSLLILYSIMKIFIKGFWGEKNESFEYKPIKGRIAPVAVLLAISIFMGIGAEFIYPSIESISAYLLDPENYINAVMKE, from the coding sequence ATGAGTAATCTTGCAGTTTTACCAATCATCATTCCATTATTAGCGGGAATCATACTCGCCTTTTTCCCAAAACAATTATCACTTGTCCGAACACTGACGAAAATTTTTGTCATTGGTAATCTTGTTATTGCCTGCTATACAGCATGGCAGGTGTTCAATCAAGGGGCCATTATACTTGAAACCGGCGATTGGGCAGCTCCTTATGGGATTATCATTGTAGCCGATGGATTATCAATTTTGCTTGTTTTGACAACTAACATTGTGGCTGCAGCATGTGCCTTTTATGCTCCATACTCATTGCCGGATAAAAAAGAACGATTTTATTTCTATTCATTCTTTTTCTTTTTGATATCAGGCGTTTCTGGTGCTTTTCTGACCGGCGACCTCTTTAACATGTTTGTCTTCTTTGAAGTTCTGTTGATGGCATCCTATGCGTTAATCGTACTTGGGGGAGACAAAGTACAGCTTCGGGAATCAGTAAAATATGTATTCATTAATCTCTTCTCGTCTATGCTGTTTGTTACAGCAATAGCTTTTGTATACGGAACGCTCGGAACAATTAACATGGCACAAATTGCGCAGCGTGTACAGGAAGTCGAGCAGCAAGGAATACTCACCACAATCGGAATACTTCTGTTTTTCGTATTTGCGACTAAAGCAGCTTTATTTCCTTTGTATTACTGGATGCCGAAATCATACGTCGTTCCAAATCCGGTCATTTCAGCATTATTTGGTGCCCTGCTGACAAAAGTGGGCATCTACGCAATCATCCGGGTATTTTCATTGATCTTTGTACATAAAATCAATCTGACACATGAGACATTTATTTGGATTGCCGGACTGTCAATGATTTTTGGTATAATCGGTGCATTATCAACCAATAATATAAAATTGATTATTGCTTACAATATCATTCCAGCTATTGGCTTTATACTGATGGGGCTTGGTGTATTTAATCAGGAAGCCATCAGTGGCTCCATTTATTATCTGATTCATGATATGTTGATTAAGACAAGCTTATTTCTTCTTGTTGGGACGATTGCGTATGCTGCCGGAACTTCTGATTTACGAAAATTCAGCGGGCTCATACACTATTATCCGGTTCTGGGATGGATGCTGTTTGTTTCCGGCTTTGTTCTTGCCGGAATCCCGCCTTTCAGCGGTTTCATCGGCAAGTTACTGTTACTCACCGGCGCGCTTTCGAATGAAGAAATAGCGATTGTAATAATTGCTTTACTTACCAGTCTATTAATTCTTTATTCCATAATGAAAATCTTCATCAAAGGTTTCTGGGGTGAGAAAAACGAATCATTTGAATACAAACCGATCAAAGGCCGAATTGCCCCTGTCGCTGTTTTATTAGCGATATCAATATTTATGGGTATCGGAGCAGAATTTATTTACCCTTCAATTGAATCGATCTCTGCATATTTGCTTGATCCGGAAAATTATATAAATGCTGTCATGAAGGAGTAA
- a CDS encoding monovalent cation/H+ antiporter complex subunit F, which yields MNSLLNVTENIILIATIISITAIGISLILLVYRIISGPTNVDRAVALDAAGMNMMGMAALMAIMIPTTKLNDVILLIGVLLFIGTIGVAKYLEKGVIIDRDLD from the coding sequence ATGAATTCCTTATTAAATGTAACAGAAAACATAATTCTAATCGCCACCATTATCAGCATTACTGCTATCGGTATTTCGTTGATTTTGCTTGTTTACAGAATTATTTCCGGCCCTACAAATGTTGACAGGGCGGTAGCACTCGATGCAGCGGGCATGAACATGATGGGCATGGCTGCACTGATGGCCATCATGATTCCAACGACAAAACTAAACGATGTCATATTATTAATTGGGGTTCTTTTATTCATCGGTACAATTGGGGTAGCGAAATATCTGGAAAAGGGTGTTATTATTGATCGAGACTTGGATTGA
- a CDS encoding nicotinate-nucleotide adenylyltransferase, with protein sequence MKHVGILGGTFDPPHIGHLIIAEEVRNAMSLDEIWFMPSHEPPHKQNAVADASDRAEMTERAIAGNPYFSVQTIEVNRLGKSYTFDTMKLLKEEHPDTNFYFIIGADMVEYLPHWKHVDELMDMLTFVGVKRGGYALESEYPVTEVDVPLIEISSTEIKKRLTQNKSIKYMVLETVETYLKEKHLYEGR encoded by the coding sequence ATGAAACATGTAGGTATATTGGGAGGCACATTTGATCCGCCGCATATCGGGCATTTAATTATCGCTGAAGAAGTTAGAAACGCTATGAGTCTTGATGAAATATGGTTTATGCCATCACACGAGCCGCCGCATAAACAGAATGCTGTGGCTGATGCTTCAGATCGTGCCGAAATGACTGAAAGGGCAATAGCAGGAAATCCCTATTTCAGCGTACAGACAATTGAAGTGAATCGTTTAGGGAAATCCTATACATTTGATACAATGAAGCTGTTAAAAGAAGAACATCCTGACACTAACTTTTATTTTATAATTGGTGCTGATATGGTGGAATATCTGCCGCATTGGAAACATGTTGATGAATTGATGGACATGCTGACGTTTGTGGGTGTTAAGCGGGGAGGATATGCCCTGGAAAGTGAATATCCTGTAACTGAAGTGGACGTTCCGCTAATTGAAATTTCATCAACAGAAATTAAAAAAAGACTCACGCAAAATAAATCGATTAAATATATGGTGCTTGAGACTGTTGAGACTTATTTGAAGGAGAAACATTTATATGAAGGAAGATAA